From the Nitrospirae bacterium YQR-1 genome, one window contains:
- the rimM gene encoding ribosome maturation factor RimM (Essential for efficient processing of 16S rRNA), whose translation MAYIEVGKILKPHGLKGEMRAVLDLTFADFESFFIERGGSVQSMAVVSIRDGTNSSLLKLAGVETIEDAAAYSGALIKIDENSLPTLPEGHYYHHEIIGLEVISTEGESIGKVEDIIDVKSNDVYVVEKEGREYLIPAIADVIKEIDIVEGKIVIEVIEGLLQP comes from the coding sequence GTGGCATACATAGAGGTTGGAAAGATATTAAAACCGCATGGCCTCAAAGGTGAGATGAGGGCGGTGCTGGATTTGACTTTTGCAGATTTTGAGAGTTTTTTCATCGAAAGAGGCGGCAGTGTGCAATCCATGGCTGTGGTTTCCATCAGAGACGGCACTAACAGCTCTTTGCTTAAACTTGCCGGCGTTGAAACGATTGAAGATGCTGCGGCCTATAGCGGCGCTCTGATAAAAATAGATGAAAATTCGCTTCCTACACTGCCGGAGGGACATTACTACCACCACGAAATAATCGGCCTTGAGGTTATATCCACAGAGGGGGAAAGCATAGGTAAAGTGGAGGATATCATAGATGTTAAATCCAATGATGTCTATGTGGTTGAAAAGGAAGGCAGGGAGTACTTAATTCCCGCAATTGCCGATGTGATAAAGGAGATAGATATAGTGGAAGGGAAAATAGTTATTGAGGTTATAGAGGGGCTGCTTCAGCCATGA